A stretch of Bacteroidota bacterium DNA encodes these proteins:
- a CDS encoding tetratricopeptide repeat protein, translating to MAGTPSAHTARYYFSENLKNFVRYFELEKKSPAEPEKIPVKKFLVFFSALALAVTLVYSNHFHNAFHFDDMHTIVNNSYVQDIKNIPLFFKDGRTFSSLPSNQSYRPMVTTTLAIDYWLGGGLNPFYFHVSQFVFFLAQGLLLFFLFYKIFSIAFPHAWNFFVALLAAAWYLLHPANAETINYIIARGDSLSTFFVVLAFVMYMYSERSRKYFLYLIPVALGVLTKLPAVMFAPLLFIYIAMFEKKISFTNFRKKENLNSFFSAVKLSLPAFIFCGACYLFQQVKQPPTWVGAFTSRHLYLISQPYIILHYFKTFFLPFWLSADTDWQVFDSVWNFKVIIGFLFVAILFFFGLLCSRYEKLRPVSFGIFWFFLALLPSSSIFPLSEVMNDHRIFFPYIGLALSVCWLVFLFLQGIKKEFSSEKKLISISFIFSLLLLSAYAYGTRQRNKVWETDESLWYDVSVKSPNNGRGLMNYGLVLMGRGDYKGAEKYFTDALKLWPYYAYLHVNMGILKDAMGNPQEAEPYFKNAISYRGDAPDCYYYYARFLNDHKRTDEAIALLEKSLKISHGYTNSRYMLLTIYFNRGEFDKVNKMANELLSILPNDEQAKYFLNAAKGKNSVANKNQKSSLEIALENATNNPTPENYIQLSLEYYNAGKYEECISACEKALKLKPDYDLAYNNICSAYNILGNWDKAIEAGEKAVHLNPTNQLAKNNLRFAIQSKQLQKKK from the coding sequence ATGGCAGGAACTCCTTCCGCGCATACTGCACGCTATTATTTTTCAGAGAACCTGAAAAATTTTGTTCGCTATTTTGAATTGGAAAAGAAATCTCCGGCAGAACCGGAAAAAATCCCCGTAAAGAAGTTTCTGGTTTTCTTTTCTGCCCTCGCCCTGGCGGTAACGCTCGTTTACTCCAATCATTTTCACAACGCATTTCATTTTGACGACATGCACACCATTGTGAATAACAGTTATGTTCAGGATATAAAAAATATTCCGTTGTTCTTTAAAGACGGAAGAACATTCAGTTCACTTCCTTCCAATCAATCCTACCGTCCAATGGTTACCACCACGCTCGCCATTGATTATTGGCTGGGGGGAGGGTTGAATCCTTTTTACTTTCACGTTTCGCAGTTTGTTTTTTTTCTGGCGCAGGGATTGCTTCTGTTTTTTCTCTTCTATAAAATTTTTTCCATTGCATTTCCTCATGCCTGGAATTTTTTTGTTGCACTTCTTGCTGCGGCATGGTATCTTCTTCATCCCGCCAATGCCGAAACCATTAATTACATCATAGCGCGCGGAGATTCGCTTTCCACTTTTTTTGTAGTGCTTGCGTTTGTAATGTATATGTATTCTGAGCGGAGCAGGAAATATTTTTTATACCTGATTCCCGTTGCGCTTGGCGTGCTCACCAAACTTCCGGCAGTTATGTTTGCTCCGCTTCTGTTTATTTACATTGCCATGTTCGAAAAGAAAATTTCTTTCACCAATTTCCGGAAAAAAGAAAACCTGAACTCTTTTTTTTCTGCGGTGAAATTATCTTTGCCTGCCTTTATTTTTTGCGGAGCATGTTATTTGTTTCAGCAGGTGAAACAGCCGCCCACCTGGGTGGGCGCTTTCACTTCGCGCCATCTTTATTTAATCTCTCAGCCCTATATCATTCTTCATTACTTCAAAACTTTTTTTCTTCCCTTCTGGCTTTCGGCAGATACCGATTGGCAGGTATTTGATTCGGTTTGGAATTTCAAAGTTATTATTGGTTTTTTGTTTGTCGCAATTTTATTTTTCTTCGGACTCCTTTGTTCCCGCTATGAAAAACTCCGCCCGGTTTCATTTGGAATTTTCTGGTTCTTCCTCGCGCTCCTTCCTTCTTCAAGCATTTTTCCGCTTTCCGAAGTGATGAATGACCATCGGATTTTTTTTCCGTATATCGGACTTGCGCTCAGCGTGTGCTGGCTGGTGTTTTTATTTCTGCAGGGAATAAAAAAAGAGTTTTCTTCTGAGAAAAAATTAATTTCCATTTCATTTATTTTTTCTTTGCTTCTTCTTTCTGCGTATGCGTATGGAACACGTCAGCGCAATAAAGTTTGGGAAACCGATGAATCGTTGTGGTACGATGTTTCGGTGAAAAGCCCGAACAACGGGCGAGGATTGATGAACTACGGGCTGGTGCTGATGGGAAGAGGCGATTACAAAGGCGCTGAAAAATATTTTACCGATGCGCTTAAACTCTGGCCTTACTACGCTTACCTGCATGTGAACATGGGAATTTTAAAAGATGCAATGGGAAATCCGCAGGAAGCAGAACCGTATTTTAAGAACGCCATTTCATACCGCGGTGATGCGCCCGACTGCTATTATTATTACGCGCGCTTTTTGAATGACCATAAACGGACCGATGAAGCCATTGCGCTGCTGGAAAAATCGCTGAAGATTTCGCACGGCTATACGAATTCGCGCTACATGCTGTTGACTATTTATTTTAACCGCGGAGAATTTGATAAAGTAAATAAAATGGCAAATGAACTGCTAAGCATTTTACCGAATGATGAGCAGGCGAAATATTTTCTGAATGCCGCGAAAGGAAAAAATTCTGTCGCGAATAAAAATCAGAAATCCTCTCTGGAAATTGCTCTTGAAAATGCCACGAACAATCCAACTCCTGAAAATTATATTCAACTAAGTTTGGAATATTACAATGCCGGCAAATACGAAGAGTGCATCAGCGCCTGCGAAAAAGCACTGAAGTTAAAACCCGACTATGATCTTGCCTACAACAATATTTGCAGCGCATACAACATTCTTGGAAATTGGGATAAGGCGATTGAAGCAGGTGAAAAAGCAGTTCATCTGAATCCAACTAATCAATTAGCAAAAAACAATCTCCGTTTTGCAATCCAGTCAAAACAATTACAAAAAAAGAAATGA
- a CDS encoding glycosyltransferase family 39 protein has protein sequence MKWFSDYKKIFILLSVIIGITLPVLSFDFGITEDEQAHNQHGKSILNFFLGENNDAIRSPIDSTGKLLNSAFDSQMNDISGEMNMYGGLFDLICAIANKYFLHFGEFENRHFVNSLFGLLLIIFSGLVAQFIGGWRAGVITLLLLAISPRIIAYSMNNPKDLPFAAFYMLNLFFIFRFVQELPRPSLKTWLPLLIGIPLAADIRISGLLLIIYLLLFVCARWGVLLFKKIISKKDIKDFFRSIGLTFLICAGGYFFISAFWPFAHTNPLTVPMLAIKLLSSFEIFNSLELFGGKWINRWEIPWYFIPKWLMIGYPLFILLGITTSLFFLRKSFSSISRKKNLLLVFTFLFPICFVIFNKSNIYDDARHVLFAYPPLVVCCALSFENILRMRVKNYFRIIFISILGLTLIEPIYFMVKNHPNENVYFSPLIGGVDGAFKKYETDFWGSSVRQAVEWIQKNVTPKQDDTIRIRNWYGDQMKAKYYIRKKTGYKHVLCMEDSREWDYEIVQTVECKYTPEMLESWPPPNTVYEVKADNTPLCAVVENFRNKNADDVLGKMNERINTQPTFYLYYSLAGMNYYFKKYAECIDACQKSIALKQNYANTWSLLASAYGMLGKWDEEIEACKKALAINPNMDFVRSNMNFALLQKNKSTSETIIIKQSNLPQGLTADEYINLSLKFYNEKKFEAMIDACRMAISKNPSSAIAYNNLCSAYNSLEKWNEAKDACEMALALQPDFNLAKNNLNVALQHLKK, from the coding sequence ATGAAGTGGTTTTCTGATTATAAAAAAATATTCATTCTCCTTTCGGTGATTATTGGAATTACACTTCCTGTTTTGAGTTTTGATTTTGGAATTACGGAGGATGAGCAGGCGCATAACCAGCATGGAAAAAGTATTTTGAATTTTTTTCTTGGAGAAAACAACGATGCCATTCGCAGCCCTATCGACAGCACTGGAAAACTTTTGAATTCTGCTTTTGATAGTCAAATGAATGATATTTCGGGAGAGATGAATATGTATGGAGGATTGTTCGATTTAATTTGCGCGATTGCCAACAAATATTTTTTACACTTTGGTGAATTTGAAAACCGTCACTTTGTTAATTCATTATTTGGACTGCTGCTGATTATTTTCAGCGGACTTGTTGCGCAATTTATTGGGGGATGGCGAGCTGGCGTGATAACTTTATTGCTGTTAGCCATTTCTCCGCGAATCATTGCGTACTCCATGAATAATCCGAAAGATTTGCCATTTGCTGCATTCTATATGCTCAACTTGTTTTTTATTTTTCGATTTGTTCAGGAACTTCCTCGTCCTTCTTTAAAAACATGGCTGCCACTTCTCATTGGAATTCCACTTGCTGCAGATATCCGCATATCAGGGCTTTTACTAATTATTTATTTGCTATTGTTTGTATGCGCCCGATGGGGAGTATTGCTCTTTAAAAAAATTATCAGCAAGAAAGACATAAAAGATTTTTTCCGCTCAATTGGTCTCACATTTTTAATTTGCGCTGGAGGATATTTTTTTATTTCGGCATTCTGGCCATTCGCGCATACAAATCCTCTTACAGTTCCGATGCTTGCAATAAAACTTCTGTCCAGCTTTGAAATATTTAATTCATTAGAACTTTTTGGCGGAAAATGGATAAACCGATGGGAAATTCCATGGTACTTTATTCCTAAATGGCTGATGATTGGTTATCCGCTTTTTATTCTTTTAGGAATTACTACATCATTATTCTTTTTGCGAAAAAGTTTTTCATCCATAAGCAGAAAAAAAAATTTGCTTTTAGTTTTTACTTTTCTTTTTCCTATATGTTTTGTGATTTTTAATAAATCAAATATCTATGATGATGCGCGCCATGTTTTATTTGCTTATCCTCCATTAGTAGTTTGCTGTGCGCTTTCATTCGAAAATATTTTAAGAATGCGGGTTAAAAATTATTTTAGGATTATATTCATTTCAATTCTTGGTTTAACATTGATTGAGCCAATTTACTTCATGGTCAAAAATCATCCGAATGAAAATGTTTATTTCAGCCCGTTGATAGGAGGAGTGGATGGCGCGTTTAAAAAATATGAAACAGATTTTTGGGGAAGTTCGGTGAGGCAGGCAGTGGAATGGATTCAAAAAAATGTCACGCCAAAACAAGATGATACTATTCGAATCCGAAACTGGTATGGTGACCAGATGAAAGCCAAATATTATATCCGAAAAAAAACCGGATACAAACATGTTCTTTGCATGGAAGATTCCCGTGAATGGGATTATGAAATTGTTCAAACTGTGGAATGCAAGTACACTCCGGAAATGCTGGAAAGCTGGCCGCCACCGAACACAGTATACGAAGTAAAAGCCGACAACACTCCTCTTTGCGCAGTAGTAGAAAATTTCAGAAACAAAAATGCAGATGATGTTCTTGGAAAAATGAATGAGAGGATAAACACACAGCCAACTTTTTATCTTTATTATTCTTTGGCAGGAATGAATTATTATTTTAAAAAATATGCTGAATGCATTGACGCTTGCCAAAAATCCATCGCATTAAAACAGAATTATGCAAACACCTGGAGCTTGCTCGCGAGTGCGTATGGAATGCTGGGAAAATGGGACGAAGAAATTGAAGCATGCAAAAAAGCATTGGCAATAAATCCGAATATGGATTTTGTTCGCAGCAATATGAATTTTGCTTTGCTTCAGAAAAATAAATCCACCTCTGAAACTATCATAATTAAGCAAAGCAATCTGCCACAGGGATTGACAGCAGATGAATACATTAATTTAAGTTTGAAATTTTACAATGAAAAAAAATTTGAGGCGATGATTGATGCCTGCCGCATGGCGATTTCAAAAAATCCTTCCAGCGCCATTGCCTATAATAATTTATGTTCGGCTTATAACTCTCTGGAAAAATGGAACGAAGCGAAAGACGCCTGCGAAATGGCACTCGCGCTTCAGCCGGATTTTAATCTTGCAAAAAATAATTTAAACGTAGCGCTTCAACACCTGAAGAAATAA
- a CDS encoding NAD(P)-dependent oxidoreductase yields the protein MKIVITGANGFIGSHLADFFSEKGWQVISLTRKEFDFTKMPDEKYFQDANVLIHCAFIKNSFEENVEGTKQLVERTRKQGIKKYIFLSSISAKEDAVSLYGKQKFACEKFFKKENDWIIRSGLVIGNGGLFKEMTEFVRRKKIIPLIDGGKQPMQTIYIGDLCSAIENGIEKNISGISLLAEAEPITYKEFYTTLCKWLNVKATFIPLSYFLINILLFIPKFLGIKLPVTRENLKGLKKLETVNTQPSIEKIGITLRSFWQSLEALNK from the coding sequence ATGAAGATTGTAATTACAGGAGCGAATGGATTTATCGGCTCTCATCTTGCTGATTTTTTTTCTGAAAAAGGTTGGCAGGTAATTTCTCTTACCCGAAAAGAATTTGACTTTACCAAAATGCCGGATGAAAAATATTTTCAAGATGCAAATGTTTTAATTCATTGTGCTTTTATAAAAAATTCTTTTGAAGAAAATGTAGAAGGAACAAAGCAATTGGTAGAACGCACCAGAAAACAGGGAATTAAAAAATATATTTTTCTTTCGAGCATATCAGCAAAAGAAGATGCGGTGTCGCTTTATGGAAAACAAAAATTTGCCTGTGAGAAATTTTTCAAAAAAGAAAACGACTGGATTATCCGCAGCGGACTTGTGATTGGAAATGGAGGATTGTTCAAAGAAATGACCGAGTTTGTCAGAAGAAAAAAAATTATTCCGCTGATTGACGGAGGCAAACAGCCCATGCAAACAATTTACATAGGAGATTTATGTTCTGCAATTGAAAATGGAATTGAAAAAAACATCTCCGGAATTTCTTTGCTGGCGGAAGCAGAGCCGATTACTTATAAAGAATTTTATACAACACTTTGCAAATGGCTTAATGTAAAAGCAACTTTTATTCCCCTCTCTTATTTTCTGATAAATATTTTACTTTTTATTCCGAAATTTCTGGGAATAAAACTTCCGGTAACGAGAGAAAATCTGAAAGGGCTGAAAAAACTCGAAACAGTAAACACGCAGCCATCCATAGAAAAAATCGGAATCACTCTTCGCTCATTCTGGCAATCGCTCGAGGCGCTGAATAAATAA
- a CDS encoding glycosyltransferase family 2 protein, with protein sequence MYELTIIIPAYNEENSLKQFLPEVISFCEEKKFKLIVVNDGSSDGTQKVLKIFSSPVLFIIHNKLNKGYGGAIKTGVAAAETTYCITIDADGQHELKDVEKLFNEIKNSDADMVVGRRSTGGNAYRNAGRSLIRSVAKLLMPVHIHDLNSGMKIYNTALAKKYLHLCPNTMAYSDVIALVFISQRHLVKEIPVTIHPRTSGTSTINTLTAFETLKQILNIVLLFNPMRVFFPLSVFFILVSIAWGLPIVLKGNGVSVGAMLGIITGIVFFLLGLLAEQLSLIRKNLNG encoded by the coding sequence ATGTACGAACTGACAATAATAATTCCCGCCTATAACGAAGAAAATTCGCTGAAGCAGTTTCTTCCCGAAGTGATTTCTTTTTGCGAAGAAAAAAAATTCAAACTCATTGTGGTGAATGACGGCTCATCAGATGGTACGCAGAAAGTGCTGAAAATTTTTTCTTCACCTGTTCTGTTCATTATCCACAATAAATTAAACAAAGGATACGGTGGCGCAATTAAAACAGGTGTTGCCGCTGCGGAAACCACTTATTGTATCACCATTGATGCAGATGGCCAGCATGAGTTGAAGGATGTAGAAAAACTTTTCAATGAAATAAAAAATTCTGATGCCGATATGGTGGTGGGAAGACGGAGCACTGGCGGAAATGCTTACCGGAATGCCGGCAGGTCGCTCATTCGCTCGGTGGCAAAATTGTTAATGCCCGTTCACATTCACGATTTAAATTCGGGAATGAAAATTTACAACACCGCGCTTGCAAAAAAATATCTTCATCTCTGCCCGAACACCATGGCATACAGCGATGTGATTGCACTTGTGTTCATCAGCCAGCGGCACCTGGTAAAAGAAATTCCGGTTACCATTCATCCGCGCACAAGCGGAACAAGCACCATCAATACGCTCACCGCTTTTGAAACGCTCAAACAAATTCTGAATATTGTTTTGCTGTTTAATCCTATGCGCGTATTTTTTCCGCTATCGGTTTTTTTTATTCTTGTTAGCATTGCTTGGGGACTGCCCATTGTGCTGAAAGGAAACGGAGTGAGCGTGGGCGCCATGCTTGGAATCATTACGGGAATTGTTTTCTTTTTGCTTGGTCTGCTCGCAGAACAACTTTCGCTCATCAGAAAAAATTTAAACGGATAG
- the recQ gene encoding DNA helicase RecQ, which yields MAVAETLSLKGHLKKFFGFTKFKGEQEEIMENVLNGKDTFVIMPTGGGKSLCYQLPALISEGTTIVVSPLIALMKNQVDLIRGFGTKDNIAHFLNSSLAKAEIIKVKQELTEGKTKILYVAPESLAKEANVEFFKGLKISFIAIDEAHCISEWGHDFRPEYRRIRELINQIGRVPIIALTATATPKVQQDILKNLNIPDATVFKASFNRPNLYYEVRSKIEAPKQIIKYIRQNPNKSGIIYCLSRKGTEVLAQTLSANNIRALPYHAGLEKEVRTKTQDQFLMEEIEVIVATIAFGMGIDKPDVRFVIHFDIPKSLEGYYQETGRSGRDGGEGKCIAFYSEQDIAKFEKFLKGKPIAEQEIHRQLIQEVVSFSESSVCRRKMLLHYFGEQYEEENCGNCDNCLHPKTKFEGKDDVALLLDCVLSVKEKFKAKYIVHVLTGTITSSIRQYKHNELEIFGKGAEDEKDERFWNAVIRQAYVEGFLSKDIDNYGLLKVTKKGKKFLDKPYSFMLTKDHDFSSSQADDDKEIISAGGRGGGALDQTLYTMLKDLCKQVAKKNNLPPYVIFSENSLSEMSINYPATIEEVAKISGVGPGKAQRYGKPFADMIAKYVKENEIERPQDLIVKSIVNKSGLKVYLIQALDRKLGLEDIADAKGLNMKQVIDELESIISAGTRVNISHYINEVVDEDKQDAIYEYLREAHTDSVSEALKELGEDEFSEEEVRLVRIKFISEFGN from the coding sequence ATGGCTGTTGCCGAAACGCTTTCGCTGAAAGGGCATCTCAAAAAATTTTTCGGGTTCACCAAGTTTAAAGGCGAACAGGAAGAAATAATGGAAAATGTCCTGAACGGAAAGGACACCTTTGTGATTATGCCCACAGGCGGAGGAAAATCCCTCTGCTATCAATTGCCCGCACTTATTTCTGAAGGAACCACCATCGTTGTTTCACCGCTCATTGCACTGATGAAAAACCAGGTGGATTTGATTCGCGGTTTCGGAACGAAAGATAACATTGCTCACTTTTTGAATTCCTCTCTTGCGAAAGCAGAAATAATAAAAGTAAAACAGGAACTCACCGAAGGCAAAACAAAAATTCTTTACGTGGCTCCCGAATCGCTGGCGAAAGAAGCCAATGTAGAATTTTTCAAGGGCCTGAAAATTTCTTTCATCGCCATTGACGAGGCGCACTGCATTTCGGAATGGGGGCATGATTTCCGCCCTGAATATAGAAGAATAAGAGAACTCATTAATCAAATCGGAAGAGTTCCCATCATTGCTCTCACCGCAACAGCAACACCAAAAGTTCAGCAGGACATTTTGAAAAACCTGAACATTCCGGATGCAACTGTTTTTAAGGCATCGTTCAACCGCCCGAATTTATATTATGAAGTGCGCTCAAAGATTGAAGCACCCAAGCAAATTATAAAATACATCCGGCAGAATCCGAACAAATCAGGAATCATTTACTGCCTCAGCCGCAAGGGAACAGAAGTGCTTGCCCAAACACTCAGTGCAAATAATATTCGCGCGCTTCCTTATCATGCGGGCTTGGAAAAAGAAGTGCGCACCAAAACGCAGGACCAATTCCTCATGGAAGAAATAGAAGTGATTGTCGCCACCATTGCTTTCGGAATGGGAATTGACAAACCCGATGTGCGCTTTGTGATACACTTTGATATTCCAAAATCGCTCGAAGGATATTACCAGGAAACCGGCCGCTCGGGTAGAGACGGAGGAGAAGGAAAATGTATTGCCTTTTACAGCGAACAGGATATTGCCAAATTTGAAAAATTCCTGAAAGGAAAACCCATTGCCGAGCAGGAAATTCACCGGCAGTTAATTCAGGAAGTGGTTTCTTTTTCTGAATCTTCTGTTTGCCGGAGAAAAATGCTTTTGCATTACTTCGGAGAACAATATGAAGAAGAAAACTGCGGCAACTGCGACAACTGCCTGCATCCAAAAACAAAATTCGAAGGAAAGGACGATGTAGCCCTGTTGCTCGATTGCGTTTTGAGCGTAAAAGAAAAATTCAAAGCAAAATATATTGTGCATGTGCTAACAGGTACGATTACTTCTTCCATCCGGCAATATAAGCACAACGAACTGGAAATTTTTGGCAAAGGCGCGGAAGATGAGAAGGATGAAAGATTTTGGAACGCGGTAATACGGCAGGCATATGTAGAAGGATTTCTTTCGAAAGATATTGATAATTACGGCCTGCTGAAAGTAACGAAGAAAGGAAAAAAATTTCTCGACAAGCCCTATTCATTCATGCTGACGAAGGACCATGATTTTTCAAGTTCCCAAGCGGATGACGATAAAGAAATAATTTCTGCCGGAGGGCGCGGAGGCGGAGCGCTTGACCAAACGCTTTACACCATGCTGAAGGATTTATGCAAGCAAGTGGCAAAGAAAAATAATCTTCCTCCCTATGTAATTTTTTCCGAGAACTCGCTTTCCGAAATGTCCATTAACTATCCTGCCACAATTGAGGAAGTGGCAAAAATTTCCGGAGTTGGTCCCGGCAAGGCACAGCGTTACGGAAAACCATTTGCCGACATGATTGCAAAGTACGTGAAGGAAAATGAAATTGAGCGGCCGCAGGATTTAATTGTGAAATCCATTGTGAATAAATCCGGATTAAAAGTTTATCTCATTCAGGCGCTCGATAGAAAATTAGGGCTCGAAGACATTGCCGATGCAAAAGGGTTAAACATGAAGCAGGTGATTGACGAACTGGAAAGCATTATTTCTGCCGGCACGCGTGTGAACATAAGCCATTACATTAACGAAGTAGTGGACGAAGATAAGCAGGATGCCATTTACGAATACCTCCGCGAAGCGCATACCGATTCTGTTTCCGAAGCACTGAAAGAACTGGGCGAGGATGAATTCAGTGAAGAAGAAGTGCGGCTGGTGAGGATTAAATTTATTTCGGAGTTCGGAAATTAA
- a CDS encoding glycosyltransferase family 4 protein, producing the protein MKKVLIITYYWPPSGGAGVQRWLKFVKYLREFGWEPIVYTTENPEAPVLDHSLEKDIPENITVLKTKIWEPYNLYKSFIGQKKEEKINAGFLSEKEKPGMAEKISVWIRGNWFIPDARKFWIKPSVKFLAGQLKKNPVNAIVSTGPPHSMHLIALELKKKINIPWLADFRDPWTNIDFYKDLKLTKTADAQHKKLEKEVLQNADKVISIGETISEEFKNILGKQSEKFSVITNGYDEDDLYKGEIIPDKKFSIAHIGSITPSRNPVALWKTLLELVKENSSFGNDLEIKLVGKADVSVEKSLKEFDLEKFVNKISYLPHSEVAKLQQQAQVLLLLLNNTPNAKGILTGKFFEYLSVKRPILCIGSEDGDAAKIIRETTAGVTCDFSDSKKMQEEILKLYSLYREGKLISYSKGIEKYSRKELTKKLVEILDKVIN; encoded by the coding sequence ATGAAAAAAGTTTTAATCATTACCTATTACTGGCCTCCGAGCGGTGGTGCAGGCGTTCAGCGGTGGCTGAAGTTTGTAAAATACCTGCGCGAGTTCGGATGGGAACCTATTGTTTACACAACTGAAAATCCAGAAGCACCTGTACTCGACCATTCGCTTGAAAAAGATATTCCGGAAAATATCACCGTGCTGAAAACAAAAATATGGGAGCCGTATAATCTCTACAAAAGTTTTATCGGGCAGAAGAAGGAAGAAAAAATAAATGCCGGCTTTCTCTCTGAAAAAGAAAAACCCGGGATGGCAGAAAAAATTTCGGTATGGATTCGCGGCAACTGGTTTATTCCCGATGCGCGCAAATTCTGGATTAAGCCGTCAGTAAAATTTTTGGCAGGGCAGCTCAAAAAAAATCCTGTGAATGCAATTGTTTCTACCGGACCTCCGCACAGCATGCATCTTATCGCATTGGAATTAAAAAAGAAAATAAATATTCCATGGCTTGCTGATTTCCGTGACCCGTGGACAAACATTGATTTTTACAAAGACCTCAAACTCACAAAAACAGCGGATGCCCAACATAAAAAACTGGAGAAAGAAGTTTTACAGAATGCCGATAAAGTTATTTCCATAGGAGAAACCATATCGGAAGAGTTCAAAAATATTTTAGGAAAGCAGTCCGAAAAATTTTCAGTGATTACAAACGGCTATGATGAAGACGATTTGTACAAAGGAGAAATTATTCCCGATAAAAAATTTTCCATAGCTCATATCGGTTCTATCACTCCAAGCAGGAATCCTGTTGCGCTCTGGAAAACTTTATTGGAACTGGTAAAAGAAAATTCTTCCTTTGGAAATGACCTGGAAATAAAACTTGTAGGAAAGGCAGATGTAAGCGTGGAAAAATCCCTGAAGGAATTTGATTTGGAAAAGTTCGTGAATAAAATTTCCTACCTGCCGCATTCGGAAGTGGCCAAACTTCAGCAGCAGGCACAGGTGCTTCTTTTGCTTTTAAATAACACTCCCAATGCAAAAGGAATTCTCACCGGAAAATTTTTTGAATACCTCTCGGTCAAGCGCCCCATTCTTTGTATTGGAAGCGAAGACGGTGACGCAGCAAAAATTATCCGCGAAACAACTGCAGGCGTTACCTGCGATTTTTCCGACAGCAAAAAAATGCAGGAAGAAATTTTGAAACTCTATTCGCTTTACAGGGAAGGGAAATTAATTTCTTATTCCAAAGGGATTGAAAAATATTCGAGGAAGGAACTTACTAAGAAACTCGTTGAAATTTTAGATAAAGTAATTAACTGA